A genome region from Primulina eburnea isolate SZY01 chromosome 9, ASM2296580v1, whole genome shotgun sequence includes the following:
- the LOC140840786 gene encoding uncharacterized protein has protein sequence MLKDFPQWRQPTEGRVFAMQAEEVNPDTTLLTGNIFIKRVATKVLIDSGATHSFISEKFANHLDIKFIGLNVNYSVTVPLGEELSATSVVRDIDLKLKGYLVYADLIVLTMPEFDIILGMDWLTENRVLIDFKKRSVLAQILTGMPQFFAQFAGNQAAVNAGARPRPEAVYERF, from the exons ATGCTGAAGGACTTCCCGCAGTGGAGGCAGCCTACCGAGGggagagtgttcgccatgcaggCAGAGGAGGTGAACCCAGATACAACTCTTCTGACGG gaaatattttcataaagagagtaGCCACGAAGGTCTTGATAGATTCCGGGGCCACTcactcttttatctcggagaagtttgctaatcatttggacatCAAGTTCATTGGACTCAACGTGAactattcagtgacagtcccattaGGGGAAGAGTTatcagctactagcgtggtcagagacatcgatCTCAAACTGAAAGGTTACCTAGTGTATGCCGATCTGATTGTGTTgacgatgccagagtttgacattatcttgggaatggactggctaacAGAGAACAGAGTTCTTATTGACTTTAAGAAAAGATCAGTGTTG GCTCAGATTCTCACTGGTATGCCGCAGTTCTTCgcgcagtttgcggggaaccaggctgcagtGAATGCAGGGGCAAGGCCTAGACCAGAGGCAGTGTATGAGAGGTTTTAG